The following proteins are co-located in the Pelecanus crispus isolate bPelCri1 chromosome 5, bPelCri1.pri, whole genome shotgun sequence genome:
- the MARCHF7 gene encoding E3 ubiquitin-protein ligase MARCHF7 isoform X2: protein MESKPSRIPRRISVQASSSSLGSRTLTGSSLAGAYSARESSRRLDSGYQESSVLNGSSRDWGIGERDTHETPWKLTASSPTRYSGTLDHPHSGRFLGSRSRLSTSSSSHFTSGCYGESERTQGAYSRLHSQQRDSDSKRPKLSCTSTSSVRSNGLTAFSDSSWRYSRIPRSSSVMLGSLGTELVRERRELERRTDLSVNSLVDHSYRNSDFSSSTYLQDRPASSYPEGARPKENSLSTLRLNASMNRQLPSDHQPSFFNRDSNMSSSRSSYSSRQRRNELESPQRSMQPAFSLTAVRDETPSSSGSGRVLSSQRSLNEPAADSEGRRTTRQLLSRLASTMSSTFFSRRSSQDSLHTRSLGSEESTVVPRVQASTLTSSNGAATPEVPGLQTSETSQGFSFLRRRWGLSGVSQNHNPDSDVESYRPDSESRSTGSWLSSSLRNRCTPLFSRRRREGRDESARISTSDTTARSQRVFRRRESGEETSLEASDSPPRASVSRPPTPAVSGIPTATASPPDSAHSRRSSGILPGSLFRFAVPPTLGSSLSDNLMITVDIIPSGWNQSDGQESGKSKIPPSRDPERLQKIKESLLLEDSEDEEGDLCRICQMSSASSDNLLIEPCKCTGSLQYVHQECMKKWLQSKINSGSSLEAVTTCELCKEKLHLNLEDFDIHELYRAHANEQADYEFISSGLYLVVLLHLCEQRFSDMLGTASEASTRVRFINLARTLQAHMEDIETSEDDSED, encoded by the exons GAATCCAGTGTATTGAATGGTTCCAGTAGAGACTGGGGAATTGGAGAAAGAGACACCCATGAAACTCCTTGGAAGCTTACAGCGTCCTCTCCAACTCGCTACTCAGGGACACTTGATCATCCACATTCTGGAAGATTTttgggaagcagaagcagatTG TCTACATCTTCTTCCTCTCATTTTACATCTGGGTGTTATGGTGAGTCTGAGAGAACTCAGGGAGCATATTCAAGACTGCATAGCCAGCAGCGAGACAGTGATTCAAAGAGACCTAAGTTATCTTGTACATCTACCTCTTCTGTGAGAAGTAATGGCTTGACTGCCTTTTCAG atTCCTCTTGGAGGTACAGTAGGATTCCTAGATCTTCATCAGTGATGCTTGGCTCCCTTGGAACTGAGCTGGTGAGAGAGCGAAGAGAGTTAGAAAGAAGAACAGATCTGTCTGTTAATAGCCTGGTGGATCACAGCTACAGAAACAGTGACTTTTCATCTTCAACAT ATCTTCAAGACAGGCCTGCCTCTTCATATCCAGAGGGAGCAAGACCAAAAGAGAACTCGTTAAGCACTTTGAGGCTGAATGCATCCATGAACCGCCAGTTGCCTTCTGATCATCAGCCATCTTTTTTCAACAGAGACTCTAACATGAGCTCTTCAAGATCCAGCTATTCTTCAAGACAAAGGAGAAATGAATTGGAATCTCCCCAGAGGAGCATGCAGCCAGCATTTTCTCTTACTGCTGTTAGAGATGAAACTCCTTCCTCAAGTGGTTCTGGAAGGGTTTTATCTTCTCAGAGGTCGTTGAATGAGCCCGCAGCTGACAGCGAAGGGAGGCGCACAACCAGACAGCTGCTGTCTCGTTTAGCATCTACTATGTCATCTACATTTTTCTCTCGAAGGTCTAGCCAAGACTCATTGCATACAAGGTCATTAGGCTCTGAAGAGTCGACGGTGGTCCCAAGAGTTCAGGCTTCTACTCTGACAAGCAGTAATGGAGCTGCAACTCCGGAAGTTCCAGGACTTCAGACATCTGAAACTTCTCAGGGATTTAGTTTTCTTAGACGAAGATGGGGTTTATCAGGCGTTTCACAAAATCATAACCCTGATTCAGATGTGGAAAGTTACAGACCAGACTCTGAAAGTAGGAGCACAGGATCCTGGTTATCATCATCTTTGAGGAACAGATGTACACCCCTCTTTTCCagaagaaggagagaaggaagagatgaATCCGCAAGGATCTCTACCTCTGATACAACTGCTAGATCACAACGTGTCTTTAGAAGAAGAGAGTCAGGTGAGGAGACCTCTCTTGAAGCATCAGACAGCCCTCCTCGGGCTTCTGTTAGCAGACCACCAACACCTGCAGTATCTGGTATTCCTACAGCTACTGCCTCCCCACCAGATTCAGCCCACAGTAGGAGAAGTTCTGGAATTCTGCCTGGTTCTCTCTTTCGCTTTGCAGTGCCTCCAACATTAGGGAGCAGTCTGTCTGACAATCTTATGATAACTGTAGATATTATTCCCTCTGGCTGGAATCAGTCTGATGGACAAGAAAGTGGCAAGTCTAAAATACCACCTTCAAGAGATCCAGAAAGACtccagaaaattaaagaaag CCTGCTTTTAGAAGATTCTGAAGATGAAGAGGGTGACTTATGCAGAATCTGTCAGATGTCCTCTGCAAGTTCTGACAACCTCTTAATAGAGCCATGCAAATGCACTGGAAGTCTGCAGTATGTTCACCAGGAGTGCATGAAAAAATGGCTGCAGTCCAAGATTAATTCAG GTTCTTCTTTGGAAGCAGTAACAACTTGTGAACTGTGCAAGGAGAAGTTGCATCTGAATCTGGAAGACTTTGACATTCATGAACTCTATAGGGCACATGCAAATGAACAA GCAGACTATGAATTTATCAGCTCTGGTCTCTACCTTGTAGTGTTGTTACACTTATGCGAGCAGCGCTTTTCTGATATGCTAGGAACTGCAAGTGAGGCCAGCACACGTGTCAGA